The DNA window TCTGGTGGCTGAGAAAGCTGTTCTAGATCATTGAGATTAGGGAGTTCCTGCGTTTGGTAATCGCTAAAAGTACGTCGGCATTCAATAAGAACTTTATCAAGTCGAAAGTTGACCCAGTTCATAAACTTTTGAGATTTTCCTCGATGAGGATCGTAGGTTTCAATGCGACGACATACATAAGTTAGTGTTTGATTCACAGCTTCTTCGTAGAGTAGCTGATAAAACTGAGGACTAAACTTAGATCGGTGGGGACGAATAAGGCGGTCTGATAAACGAATTGCTTCAACCAGCTCAGTTAACGCATGGTGGCGCTCGAGTGTTTGAGGTTCATGGTGCTGAGCCTCGAGGGCAATTCGTTTAAGGAGATCGTCGTCAACGCTATCGTGACTAGCCTCCAGCAGAAGGTTTGAAGCCCACTTGCGAATTGGAGGTTGGTCAAGAGTATAGGTGTTGATTCTTGCATCAAGTTTTATCAATAAGTGAGCGCGAATTCGATCGCAAATCTCAAGATAAATACCTGAGAGCGGAGCTTGGTTAGATGGGCGACCGATTCTACGCGATCTTAAAATTTCACTAGCAAGCTGATTTAAAGCAATGTGCCCTTCATGGCTATGAAGGGCGTGATTCTGGGCTCTTCTAACGAGTTGAATCAGTGGCTCCTTTGATTTCGGAAAAGCTTGAATTGTATCGCTAATACCCATAGAAAGTTATACAGTAGCTACATTTTGTCAACTGATTTGAACAGGTGATTAGATTTTTTGTATATATTCATTACCTCTATAGCATCACTTTAAATAACTCATTGTAATCAAGTATGAATTATGCAAATTCATGAAAAATGTTGAGAACTGACTGTTGAAATTTTCTGAAGTTTCTATTGGTTTTGCAGTGAAAAATTGAATCTCCGGTAGAAAAATCTTTTTTTGAATTTGCATAATTTTCTGTGCTCGAGAATGAGTCACGGGTATCAAGCATCTGCTTAGTCTTGTCCAACGAGAATTAATGGAAAAGAATCATGAAAACTGCATACACAAACGGTAGTGATGCCAATGACAAGTTACAAGGCACCGATATCAGGGATATTATGAACGGTTTCGATGGTGACGATTCTCTTCATGGTGAAGGTGGAAACGACAGACTCAATGGAGGAACTGGCAATGATTATCTCGATGCTGGCAGCGGCAATGACTATGCATTTGGTGGGGGAGGTAACGATACTTTAGCGGGACGTAATGGTAACGATAGGTTGTTTGGGGGATCGGTAACGACAGAATTGCGGGTGGGAGAGGTAACGACTTCCTAAGCGGTTGGTTTGGTCGAGATAATATTAGCGGCGATAGTGGGAATGACACTATCCTCGGAGGTGATGGTAATGACACTCTAGATGGTGGCTTAGGGCAGGATTCGATTAATGGTGGTGCAGGTAATGACTTGATTGAAGGCGGGGATGGTAACGATCGATTGTTAGGTGATGCTGGTGATGATACTTTGCGAGGAGGTGATGGTCAGAACTTTCTATTTGGTGGCATTGGTAACGATCTCATTGAAGGCGGAGATGCTCAAGATACACTTTGGGGTGCTACTGGAAATGATGCTCTCAGTGGATTTGATGGAAATGACCAACTATATGGATGGTTTGGTAATGATGAGCTCCGTGGTTTAAACGGTGACGATATATTAGAAGGCTCAACAGGAGACGATACGTTGTGGGGGGGCGATGGCAACGACACAATGAACGGTGGTGAAGGTGATGATAGATTCTATGGAGGAGATTTGCTATTTACCGGAGTTAATACAGGAGTCGATACATTAACCTCAGGTAGTAACGCGGACAGCGATTACTTTAGCACCGTTTCATATAACGGCACTGGATATGGAATTATTACGGACTTTGACATTGTAGGAATAGAGTATGACACTATCGCTGTCTCGATACCTTATTCAATTACCTATGGCAGCTTTGCCGGCGACGCTAGAATTGATACTAAAATTTTCGAACAAGGGAATGCAAATAATACTATCGTTATCCTTCAAGATGTTGAGCTTTCTCTAGCGTCTGCTGATAAATTCATAATTTAGTATTGATTGAATGAACTTTGTATTAGTCTCTTGACGAGAGCAATGAAGCCAAATAGTTTCTTTGTTAATGAGCTTCAGTTTAACTAGATATAGAATGATCTAATTCTTGTTAGGCAAGGATTGAAAAATTAGATCTTCTTAGAGGCCTACACTTGAATAAAGCTTATAGTTCAATAACTTAAATATTGAAATTGACTGAGATAATAATTCGATTTTCAATAACTTCATCACGAGTGATGAGGAGATGAAATAAGTTTTATTCTTGAATAGACCTCTTGCATAATTCAACTAACGATACGGTAGAAGACTAAAATCCGAGTCAGATCGCGGCATTTTTTTCATATGTAGCACATCATGAAACTAATATTGCAAGAGGTCTAATATGTGGTTTTTAATTTAAGTCTATATTCTTGCTGCAAATAGCAGAGAAGGTACTTCTACTAGAAGAAAATACAAATAGTTACCTACGCTTACTTTCTGATTTATAAAAAGTAGGATAACTATTTGTATTTTCTCTTGGTATTTAAAAAGAAAAAATTTTTCATGTTTTGCATAAAAGAAAAAAAATGTACTGAGTTACTTTCAGAGATAAG is part of the Acaryochloris sp. CCMEE 5410 genome and encodes:
- a CDS encoding calcium-binding protein, with amino-acid sequence MKTAYTNGSDANDKLQGTDIRDIMNGFDGDDSLHGEGGNDRLNGGTGNDYLDAGSGNDYAFGGGGNDTLAGRNGNDRLFGGSVTTELRVGEVTTS
- a CDS encoding calcium-binding protein; translated protein: MAGGRGNDFLSGWFGRDNISGDSGNDTILGGDGNDTLDGGLGQDSINGGAGNDLIEGGDGNDRLLGDAGDDTLRGGDGQNFLFGGIGNDLIEGGDAQDTLWGATGNDALSGFDGNDQLYGWFGNDELRGLNGDDILEGSTGDDTLWGGDGNDTMNGGEGDDRFYGGDLLFTGVNTGVDTLTSGSNADSDYFSTVSYNGTGYGIITDFDIVGIEYDTIAVSIPYSITYGSFAGDARIDTKIFEQGNANNTIVILQDVELSLASADKFII